One Solibacillus sp. R5-41 DNA segment encodes these proteins:
- the rsgA gene encoding ribosome small subunit-dependent GTPase A: MYNTEMEDLGLSDFFLKEVKHFEGLHVARVSSLSKGIYKLITNQGELKAEVSGKFRFKATGTRDYPTVGDFVMIKRTDGNNIIHHMLSRKSLLVRKEAGMTQETQLIAANIDKIFICMSLNNDFNIRRMERYLSIAWDSGATPVIVLTKADLCLNIEVMLEEVSKISIGVDVIVTSSVDKVGYEPVKNYLSSGQTVAFIGSSGVGKSTLINALLGQKLIETRDIRNDDKGKHTTTRRELYLISGLGVVIDTPGMSELGVQSVDLSKSFSDIEELIKQCKFNDCQHKSEPGCIVQQAITDGELSNKRLQSYRKLEREAKHAEMKMESREKERLKNRVDNLREIKRSRKAVKAKNRGR; the protein is encoded by the coding sequence ATGTACAATACTGAAATGGAAGATTTGGGATTAAGTGACTTTTTTTTAAAAGAGGTAAAACATTTTGAAGGTCTTCATGTTGCAAGAGTGTCGTCATTATCAAAAGGGATATATAAGTTAATTACTAATCAAGGTGAACTGAAAGCGGAGGTATCTGGAAAGTTTCGTTTCAAAGCTACTGGAACCAGAGATTATCCAACTGTAGGAGACTTTGTTATGATTAAACGAACAGATGGGAATAATATAATTCACCATATGCTATCTCGAAAAAGTTTACTTGTACGTAAGGAAGCCGGAATGACTCAAGAAACCCAGCTTATTGCCGCTAACATTGATAAAATATTTATATGTATGTCATTAAATAATGATTTTAACATAAGACGAATGGAACGCTATCTATCGATTGCATGGGATAGTGGAGCGACACCAGTTATCGTATTAACTAAGGCAGATTTGTGCCTAAATATTGAAGTAATGTTAGAGGAAGTATCCAAGATTTCTATAGGCGTTGATGTTATCGTGACTTCAAGTGTCGATAAGGTGGGCTATGAACCAGTCAAAAACTACTTATCTAGTGGACAGACGGTAGCCTTTATTGGATCATCAGGTGTTGGTAAATCAACATTAATAAATGCTTTACTTGGTCAGAAACTTATTGAAACACGCGATATTAGAAATGATGATAAAGGAAAGCATACGACAACAAGACGCGAACTTTATCTGATTTCGGGACTTGGTGTTGTCATTGATACCCCTGGTATGTCAGAGTTGGGGGTACAAAGTGTTGATTTATCAAAATCATTCTCAGATATTGAGGAGTTAATAAAGCAATGTAAATTTAATGATTGCCAGCATAAGAGTGAGCCGGGATGTATCGTGCAGCAGGCCATTACAGATGGAGAGCTTTCAAATAAGAGATTACAAAGTTATAGAAAGCTTGAAAGAGAAGCAAAACATGCAGAGATGAAAATGGAGAGTCGGGAAAAAGAAAGACTGAAAAATAGGGTGGATAATTTAAGAGAAATAAAGCGAAGTAGGAAAGCTGTTAAGGCAAAAAATAGAGGAAGATAA